Proteins co-encoded in one Montipora capricornis isolate CH-2021 chromosome 12, ASM3666992v2, whole genome shotgun sequence genomic window:
- the LOC138025513 gene encoding uncharacterized protein: protein MLQKNNAIISIHPVLLCLLICSCFLRNSYNFENDLNTNSVLLLALLTSRHLSFDIKPIRVHVRKAPISDLFSSLCARVFSRRSALDSIHQNHPGRERLRLNSNTLRDILRDAQENNTEQDKREENKVTISLLSGTEGNYGTNPQDEANSVTVNANEFPDPTIWLSLCNICPDDPDATITLYKESKSNILDKTGWLYDSEIHAGQSLLKRDFPMVDGLHDPAVRGALVTPAASEFIQIINVGRHWVYLSNIGVTIPGAVRVFDSLYRKPNASAIEHACRMMHHMGDAVTLVNEKVQRQLGSSDYGLFALAFVADLCHGLDPTNRSYDQAKMREHYISCLESRTITPFPTTTRRVPYHMDTKKIAVPIFCECRLPNDKKEYVQCSQCCSWYHTNCVMVPEWAIKTKRKLQCQKCKNRRTLRLSNSLV, encoded by the coding sequence tgttatgcttgttaatttgcagctgcttcttacggaacagttacaattttgaaaatgatttaaacacgaattctgttcttcttctggctctcctcactagccgccatctttctttcgacattaaaccaatcagagttcatgtgagaaaagcaccaatcagcgatctttttagttcactgtgtgccagggtcttctcaagacggtcggcattagattccatccaccaaaaccaccctggcagagagagactgaggttgaattcaaacacactTCGTGACATTCTTCGTGACGCCCAAGAAAACAATACTGAACAAGACAAAAGGGAAGAAAACAAGGTGACTATTTCCCTCCTCTCTGGCACTGAAGGAAATTACGGTACCAATCCCCAGGATGAAGCAAACTCTGTCACAGTGAATGCCAACGAATTTCCCGATCCGACAATTTGGCTATCATTATGTAACATCTGTCCTGATGATCCAGACGCCACAATTACACTTTACAAAGAATCCAAAAGCAACATCTTGGACAAAACGGGATGGCTATACGATTCAGAAATTCACGCTGGGCAAAGCTTACTGAAGAGAGATTTCCCCATGGTTGATGGTCTTCATGATCCAGCCGTAAGAGGTGCTTTGGTCACTCCAGCTGCATCGGAGTTTATCCAAATAATCAATGTTGGGCGACACTGGGTGTACCTTAGTAACATTGGTGTAACAATCCCTGGTGCAGTGAGAGTGTTTGACAGTCTTTACAGAAAGCCAAATGCCAGTGCAATTGAGCACGCCTGTCGGATGATGCATCACATGGGTGATGCAGTTACTTTAGTAAACGAAAAGGTGCAGAGACAACTAGGTTCCAGTGACTATGGACTTTTCGCTTTAGCCTTTGTGGCAGATTTATGCCATGGATTAGATCCAACCAATCGAAGCTATGATCAAGCAAAGATGCGAGAGCATTATATCAGCTGCCTTGAAAGCAGAACAATTACTCCTTTTCCAACAACCACTAGGAGAGTTCCCTATCACATGGATACTAAGAAGATAGCTGTTCCAATTTTCTGTGAGTGTCGCCTTCCAAATGACAAAAAAGAGTATGTTCAGTGCTCCCAATGTTGTAGCTGGTACCATACAAATTGTGTAATGGTACCAGAGTGGGCCATCAAGACAAAGAGAAAGTTGcaatgccaaaaatgcaaaaatagaaGAACTCTTCGACTAAGTAATAGTTTGGTTTGA
- the LOC138026059 gene encoding protein AAR2 homolog isoform X2: MPTLKTRRHIESREDPGNEVDCSPLWRAVYAKVTFTFIAYFRIICHVKGPETGSNCATFLKMAEMDPEVAKRLHGEGATLIVLDVPEGTEFGIDYFSCNAGPRFKGVKMIPPGLHFIYYSAVSKGGETAPRTGMFLFSKRQDVFVLKWDETSEDLVEVTTDEEEKHKYRQGLQEMDRFLGPYPYENFKKWVSLTNYITKDLLERVQPTCKKISSVTQLPVGPQYLRATGSASEHSVMSIQLYPEAVIQFTEFPKYRYPEGASPLEISKHSIDGSYALRCMLNSIKDRKEILGELQFAFVCFLVGQVYDAFEHWKKLLNLLCSCDEALQTNVDLFDGLIGILHFQVLEIPKDFFVDIVSTNNFLTTTLQEIAVLHFVTREVL, from the exons atgccgactctcaagacccgccgccatattgaaagccgagaagaccctgggaacgaggttgactgTTCACCACTATGGCGGGCGGTTTATGCTAAAGTTACGTTTACATTCATCGCTTATTTTCGAATCATATGCCACGTGAAAGGCCCAGAAACTGGAAGCAATTGTGCAACGTTTTTAAAAATGGCAGAAATGGACCCTGAAGTTGCAAAGAGGCTTCACGGGGAAGGGGCGACCTTGATAGTTCTTGATGTTCCTGAGGGAACCGAATTCGGCATCGATTACTTTTCGTGTAACGCTGGTCCTCGTTTCAAAGGGGTCAAAATGATTCCACCTGGCCTGCACTTCATTTATTACAGTGCAGTCAGTAAAGGAGGAGAGACTGCTCCCAGGACTggcatgtttttgttttcaaaacgtCAGGACGTTTTCGTGTTGAAATGGGATGAGACTTCAGAAGATTTAGTGGAGGTAACGACagatgaagaagaaaaacataaataCCGACAAG GTCTTCAAGAGATGGATAGATTTCTTGGTCCCTACCCTTATGAGAATTTCAAAAAGTGGGTCTCCCTGACCAACTATATAACTAAAGATTTACTGGAAAGAGTTCAGCCAACATGCAAGAAAATATCATCTGTTACTCAGCTACCAGTGGGTCCTCAATACTTAAGAGCGACAGGTTCGGCATCGGAGCATTCAGTCATGTCTATTCAGCTGTACCCTGAAGCTGTCATCCAATTCACAGAGTTTCCAAAATATCGATATCCAGAAGGAGCATCTCCTTTGGAGATCAGCAAACACAGCATAGATGGTAGTTACGCCCTCAGATGCATGTTAAACAGCATAAAAG ACAGGAAGGAAATTCTTGGTGAATTGCAGTTTGCTTTTGTCTGCTTCCTTGTGGGTcaag TGTATGATGCATTTGAACACTGGAAAAAACTTCTGAATCTATTGTGCTCTTGTGATGAAGCTTTGCAGACAAATGTAGACTTATTTGATGGCCTGATAG GAATCCTCCATTTCCAAGTTTTAGAAATACCAAAGGACTTTTTTGTAGACATTGTGTCGACAAACAATTTTCTAACTACGACATTACAG GAAATCGCTGTCCTGCATTTCGTGACTCGAGAGGTTTTATGA
- the LOC138026059 gene encoding protein AAR2 homolog isoform X1: MPTLKTRRHIESREDPGNEVDCSPLWRAVYAKVTFTFIAYFRIICHVKGPETGSNCATFLKMAEMDPEVAKRLHGEGATLIVLDVPEGTEFGIDYFSCNAGPRFKGVKMIPPGLHFIYYSAVSKGGETAPRTGMFLFSKRQDVFVLKWDETSEDLVEVTTDEEEKHKYRQGLQEMDRFLGPYPYENFKKWVSLTNYITKDLLERVQPTCKKISSVTQLPVGPQYLRATGSASEHSVMSIQLYPEAVIQFTEFPKYRYPEGASPLEISKHSIDGSYALRCMLNSIKDRKEILGELQFAFVCFLVGQVYDAFEHWKKLLNLLCSCDEALQTNVDLFDGLIGILHFQVLEIPKDFFVDIVSTNNFLTTTLQVFFSNLESSTAVDKKLVEKARRFRRHLTKRFNWDFETEPDDFAPVVVET, translated from the exons atgccgactctcaagacccgccgccatattgaaagccgagaagaccctgggaacgaggttgactgTTCACCACTATGGCGGGCGGTTTATGCTAAAGTTACGTTTACATTCATCGCTTATTTTCGAATCATATGCCACGTGAAAGGCCCAGAAACTGGAAGCAATTGTGCAACGTTTTTAAAAATGGCAGAAATGGACCCTGAAGTTGCAAAGAGGCTTCACGGGGAAGGGGCGACCTTGATAGTTCTTGATGTTCCTGAGGGAACCGAATTCGGCATCGATTACTTTTCGTGTAACGCTGGTCCTCGTTTCAAAGGGGTCAAAATGATTCCACCTGGCCTGCACTTCATTTATTACAGTGCAGTCAGTAAAGGAGGAGAGACTGCTCCCAGGACTggcatgtttttgttttcaaaacgtCAGGACGTTTTCGTGTTGAAATGGGATGAGACTTCAGAAGATTTAGTGGAGGTAACGACagatgaagaagaaaaacataaataCCGACAAG GTCTTCAAGAGATGGATAGATTTCTTGGTCCCTACCCTTATGAGAATTTCAAAAAGTGGGTCTCCCTGACCAACTATATAACTAAAGATTTACTGGAAAGAGTTCAGCCAACATGCAAGAAAATATCATCTGTTACTCAGCTACCAGTGGGTCCTCAATACTTAAGAGCGACAGGTTCGGCATCGGAGCATTCAGTCATGTCTATTCAGCTGTACCCTGAAGCTGTCATCCAATTCACAGAGTTTCCAAAATATCGATATCCAGAAGGAGCATCTCCTTTGGAGATCAGCAAACACAGCATAGATGGTAGTTACGCCCTCAGATGCATGTTAAACAGCATAAAAG ACAGGAAGGAAATTCTTGGTGAATTGCAGTTTGCTTTTGTCTGCTTCCTTGTGGGTcaag TGTATGATGCATTTGAACACTGGAAAAAACTTCTGAATCTATTGTGCTCTTGTGATGAAGCTTTGCAGACAAATGTAGACTTATTTGATGGCCTGATAG GAATCCTCCATTTCCAAGTTTTAGAAATACCAAAGGACTTTTTTGTAGACATTGTGTCGACAAACAATTTTCTAACTACGACATTACAG GTGTTTTTCTCGAATTTGGAAAGCTCAACGGCAGTGGATAAGAAGCTTGTGGAAAAAGCGCGAAGATTCCGGCGTCATTTGACAAAGCGATTCAACTGGGACTTTGAAACAGAACCTGACGATTTTGCGCCGGTTGTCGTGGAAACTTGA